From the genome of Apodemus sylvaticus chromosome 3, mApoSyl1.1, whole genome shotgun sequence, one region includes:
- the Tcea3 gene encoding transcription elongation factor A protein 3, which translates to MGLEEELLRIAKKLEKMVARKKTEGALDLLKKLHSCQMSIQLLQTTRIGVAVNGVRKHCSDKEVVSLAKVLIKNWKRLLDSPRTTKGEREEREKAKKKEKGLGCSDWKPESGLSPPRKKGGGEPKARSNSGRSKVETPNTPSSPSTPTFAPSVCLLAPCYLTGDSVRDKCVEMLSAALKAEDDFKDYGVNCDKLASEIEDHIYQELKSTDMKYRNRVRSRISNLKDPRNPGLRRNVLSGAISPELIAKMTAEEMASDELRELRNAMTQEAIREHQMAKTGGTTTDLLRCSKCKKKNCTYNQVQTRSADEPMTTFVLCNECGNRWKFC; encoded by the exons ATGGGCTTGGAAGAGGAGCTGCTGAGGATCGCCAAAAAGCTGGAGAAGATGGTGGCCCGGAAGAAGACG GAAGGGGCCCTGGACCTTCTGAAGAAACTGCACAGTTGCCAGATGTCCATCCAGCTGCtacag ACCACCAGGATCGGAGTCGCTGTCAACGGAGTTCGCAAGCACTGCTCAGACAAGGAGGTGGTGTCCTTGGCCAAAGTCCTCATTAAAAACTGGAAGCGGCTGCTGG ACTCCCCTAGGACCaccaaaggagaaagagaagaaagagagaaagcaaagaagaaagagaaaggacttGGTTGTTCAGACTGGAAGCCAGAATCAGGCCTTTCTCCaccaaggaagaagggaggaggagagcccaAAGCCAG GTCTAACAGCGGCAGATCGAAAGTGGAAACTCCCAACACCCCCAGCAGCCCGTCAACTCCCACCTTCGCCCCCTCCGTGTGTCTCCTGGCCCCCTGCTATCTCACCGGGGACTCTGTCCGGGACAAGTGTGTGGAGATGCTGTCAGCCGCTCTGAAGGCAGAAG ATGATTTCAAGGACTATGGAGTCAACTGTGACAAGCTGGCCTCAGAAATAGAAGAC CATATCTATCAGGAACTCAAAAGCACGGACATGAAGTACCGGAACCGTGTGCGCAGCCGCATCAGCAACCTGAAGGACCCCAGGAACCCAGGCCTGAGACGGAACGTGCTCAGCGGGGCCATTTCCCCAGAGCTCATTGCCAAGATGACAGCAGAG GAAATGGCTAGTGATGAGCTGAGGGAGCTGAGGAACGCCATGACTCAAGAGGCCATCCGTGAGCACCAGATGGCCAAGACTGGCGGCACCACCACTGACCTCTTGCGGTGTAGCAAGTGCAAGAAGAAGAATTGTACCTATAACCAG GTGCAGACACGCAGTGCCGATGAGCCCATGACCACCTTTGTCTTATGCAATGAATGTGGGAATCGCTGGAAG TTCTGCTGA